One Styela clava chromosome 4, kaStyClav1.hap1.2, whole genome shotgun sequence genomic window, ACTGTTGCCAAAAATTGATATAATGCTGGTAATCTATGTTGGTATTTATATATGTTGCAATATTTAATAGAATAATGTGTTTCCAGTTTTTAGTGGTGTGTTCCGAAATTTAGGTATGCCAAATAATTAATGGGTCATTTTGTTTTCTCAGCGGTTTTTGTTTAGTTGCAACAATCAAGCAAGATATAGTCTCGAAAATGGGTTATAGAATATGCAAAAATCAGCTATCAGTAGGCTACTTTGTGATGGCCGgcgattaaaatatttgaatcaaaatgaacatGTACCGGTAAATCATTTTCATGTAAGCACCAACTCGCAAATTTTGCCAACGTTAAGTGTAATACAAAATGTTTGGGTCATAACTTGGGGGAAATTACAACCTGCATTTACTTTACATTTGGACTCCTTGCAGCACAACATGTTCATTATTTAGGACAAGACGAATGTTATGGCGCGATTTTTTTATCTCTCGTTTATACAGTAATATCTTGTGCAATATCGCAGtctttttgatgtttttaaacTTGGCATAGGCGGTACGGTACCTGATTTCTATCGTGCGCAATTTTGTGACTAGACTTATTGGAAATCTCGAAATACGATTTTTTGCACTGGGAGCTATTTGTTAAAAGTGTTGTGGAAATTCAcagaggcgcagttcttaccacttcatggcagctcctgccacgaacgtaccacgccgtctcttgccatggttaTTAGCAAACCGTGGCAAGTGTGTATATACCGCGGCGATGGCAAAAAGtactgccgttaccgcggcagcttTGCCATGGTTTCAGGGCAGCTTCGGAAAATATTTACCTGTATGCCTTATTATCATGTATGTTGCAGTATCTGGGGTTTTTGTACTATGGATAATGGCAGGTGGGTATGGTATCAATGTGCCTCATTAGTGCGTTGCGACTTTGGTAATTTCAGTTACAGAGTCGTAAGATTTGTGAGCTGTTATCCATGCAAGCCTCTGTCTTTTAACAATCACTCTGACTTTTTGATAGCTAGATAGTCTGCCAGTACAGCAGTAGGGTAATGCCAGAATGCGGTACCGGTAATCTAGGTACCTTACTGCCCTATTTCTGTATCTCCAAATTTCTAGTATTCACGAGGTAGCCTACGAtaagttgaattatattttaatttggcTGTGTAGACTATGTGTACTGAAGTATCTACCAGTATCTTCATATATGTTTAGATCTAGAAACACCTTATTAAGTAATAAATGGCAGATACTTCTGTACTTATTTTaagacaaaatcagaaaattttgatgatttgTGCATAAAAGTGAATGATTTTTACCAATGCATACTATGTATCGGAGTATCATTTACAACACCAGGTGGCTTACAACACCACCTGAAAACTCAACATATCAAATATGCTGTTCATATCATCAATGGGGATGAAAGAGGTATGTATACAGTATTACTGGTACAGCCTATAATTACTGAATATTTTCGTTGTGATGACTGGTCATTTTATAAGTCGGtatatcttcaaatattttagcTTTCATTATGCCTTGTAGAAGAGATTGTATGAAACGAGGAACAAGTGCTTTGACCAGGAGTCACTATCATTGTCCTTcctgtgaaaaaatatttggacgGAGAAATTCTATGATTGACCACAGGAGGCTTACTAAGAGTAAGGGTTAAAACTATTTTGTGGCTTATTTCTTGCAAATAGAGTACCTAGCTATAACACAGTAACTTtggaatttcaatgttttgtGTAGATTGTTTGGGTGTGATTGAAAGTGAAGAAGTCAGGGATATGGACATAGATTCTAAAAACAAAAGTTCAGAAAGTCTATGTGAAGGTAAGCTAATGATTGAAAAGATGTTCTAATGGATATTTAGCAAGTATTAGGTATTGAGTTGGTGTCCGCTTATAGATATGAGAGCATAAAT contains:
- the LOC144411648 gene encoding insulinoma-associated protein 1a-like, translating into MPCRRDCMKRGTSALTRSHYHCPSCEKIFGRRNSMIDHRRLTKNCLGVIESEEVRDMDIDSKNKSSESLCEGTFNFQCIPCDKRFRHQSSLRRHAQLKHNATQLLPSVCVDTFNGIYMLLKVILAHLLQFMFKSTH